From a region of the Methanoculleus receptaculi genome:
- a CDS encoding TATA-box-binding protein, with amino-acid sequence MSEHRPEESLKIENIVASAKVTDSLDLPSLASRLKDAEYNKKRFPGVVLRMQDPKIAALVFGSGKVVLTGAKSIDSLSRGLQILTDHLRALGIEIPGNPEYKIQNIVTSADLGTPINLNKIAVGFNLDRIEYEPEQFPGLVYRLDDPKVVALLFGSGKLIITGGKVPDDARRAVERIVSELSGLGLL; translated from the coding sequence ATGTCTGAACACAGACCAGAGGAGTCTCTCAAGATAGAGAATATCGTTGCTTCAGCAAAAGTGACCGACTCTCTCGATCTCCCCTCTCTTGCTTCCCGCCTGAAAGATGCAGAATACAATAAAAAGCGGTTCCCTGGCGTTGTTCTCAGGATGCAGGATCCGAAGATCGCGGCGCTCGTCTTCGGTTCGGGGAAGGTTGTCCTGACCGGCGCAAAGAGCATAGACAGCCTCTCACGGGGACTGCAGATCCTCACAGACCACCTGCGAGCGCTCGGCATAGAGATCCCGGGAAACCCCGAGTACAAGATCCAGAACATAGTCACCTCCGCTGACCTCGGGACACCGATCAATCTCAACAAGATCGCCGTCGGTTTCAACCTGGATCGGATCGAGTACGAACCCGAACAATTCCCGGGCCTCGTCTACAGACTTGACGATCCAAAAGTGGTCGCCCTCCTCTTCGGTTCGGGCAAACTGATCATCACCGGCGGCAAGGTGCCAGATGATGCACGCAGAGCGGTGGAGCGGATCGTCTCAGAACTCTCGGGCCTCGGCCTCCTCTAA
- a CDS encoding MarR family transcriptional regulator produces the protein MGLETTNGFTPRDEEVAELLTDIGIKRNVARVLVFLTNNGEATSREIERGTDLRQPEVSIAMRYLKECNWIDVRESKSESKGRPVKIYNLSRSISEIVDTIENEKMREARHQLDLIQKMRDCISTR, from the coding sequence ATGGGACTGGAGACGACGAATGGTTTTACCCCCCGTGACGAAGAGGTTGCCGAACTCTTAACGGACATCGGAATCAAGAGAAATGTCGCCAGAGTGCTTGTATTCCTCACAAACAACGGTGAAGCTACGTCACGGGAGATCGAACGGGGCACCGATCTCCGCCAGCCTGAGGTCAGCATAGCCATGCGCTATTTGAAAGAGTGCAACTGGATCGATGTCCGCGAGAGCAAGTCGGAGAGCAAGGGAAGACCGGTGAAGATCTACAACCTATCCCGCTCCATATCAGAGATCGTGGACACGATCGAGAACGAAAAGATGAGGGAGGCCCGGCACCAGCTGGATCTGATCCAGAAGATGCGCGATTGCATATCAACCCGGTGA
- the surE gene encoding 5'/3'-nucleotidase SurE, with protein MKRRILLTNDDGITSAGLWAAYNALAPFADVTVVAPATQQSAVGRSISIFEPIRANRVTINGVTAYSVGGKPTDAVIIGLFALRLNPDLVVSGINIGENLSFESIMTSGTVGAALEASNQGVPGIAFSLQVEDQGDKFDEPSGITRRFSGAKQVVREVCGRVLETGFPGSAHVINVNIPAEVRGGYEVTRLAAKLFQTGVEERFDPRGRPYYWIDGPLYEDAEEGTDVHAVQRGNVSITPITLDCTAFDAVGDLQSIFGEMISGEREMSLP; from the coding sequence ATGAAACGCAGGATTCTGCTCACAAACGATGATGGTATCACGTCCGCGGGACTCTGGGCGGCATATAATGCGCTCGCGCCGTTTGCTGACGTCACCGTGGTCGCGCCGGCCACGCAGCAGAGCGCTGTGGGGCGGTCTATATCCATATTTGAGCCTATCCGTGCAAACAGGGTGACGATAAACGGTGTTACGGCCTACTCGGTCGGCGGGAAACCTACCGATGCCGTGATCATCGGGCTGTTTGCGCTGCGCCTGAACCCTGACCTGGTGGTCAGCGGGATCAACATAGGCGAGAACCTCTCGTTTGAGTCGATCATGACCTCAGGGACGGTCGGGGCCGCGCTCGAGGCCTCGAACCAGGGGGTGCCGGGCATTGCCTTCTCGCTCCAGGTGGAGGATCAGGGGGACAAGTTCGACGAACCTTCCGGGATCACCAGACGGTTCTCCGGCGCTAAACAGGTGGTCCGCGAGGTCTGCGGGAGGGTGCTTGAGACGGGGTTTCCGGGATCAGCCCACGTCATCAACGTGAACATCCCGGCGGAGGTGCGCGGCGGCTACGAGGTCACCCGGCTTGCCGCAAAACTCTTCCAGACCGGGGTGGAGGAGCGGTTTGACCCCCGCGGCCGCCCCTACTACTGGATCGACGGCCCGCTCTATGAGGATGCGGAGGAGGGGACCGACGTCCACGCGGTGCAGCGGGGCAACGTCTCCATAACGCCGATCACGCTCGACTGCACGGCTTTTGATGCCGTAGGAGATCTCCAGAGCATCTTTGGTGAGATGATCTCAGGAGAAAGGGAGATGAGTCTGCCATGA
- the rpiA gene encoding ribose 5-phosphate isomerase A, with amino-acid sequence MSAPDPAAAKRVAGYRAAGAVCDGMVVGLGTGSTVFFAMERLGERIAEEGLSIAGVPTSYQAAMRARRYGIPLTGLDEHPELDLAIDGADQVDPRFRLIKGRGAALLREKCVCDAAREVLIVVDPSKMVETLDAGVPVEVLPFAAGTVSRRLEALGADPVLREGVRKDGPVITDNGNFIIDCGFGAITDPSRLEREIISIPGVIECGLFTGYGEKITVILGEEGGFRILSPG; translated from the coding sequence ATGAGTGCACCCGATCCGGCTGCGGCAAAGCGGGTCGCGGGCTACAGGGCGGCCGGGGCGGTATGCGACGGCATGGTCGTCGGTCTTGGCACGGGATCGACGGTCTTCTTTGCGATGGAGCGGCTTGGTGAGCGGATCGCAGAGGAGGGGCTCTCAATTGCCGGTGTCCCGACATCCTACCAGGCGGCCATGCGGGCGCGCCGTTACGGCATCCCCCTCACCGGTCTTGATGAACACCCTGAACTCGATCTGGCCATCGATGGCGCCGACCAGGTCGACCCGCGGTTCCGGTTGATCAAAGGGCGCGGGGCGGCGCTCCTCCGGGAGAAGTGCGTCTGCGACGCGGCCAGGGAGGTCTTGATCGTCGTTGACCCCTCAAAGATGGTGGAGACCCTGGATGCAGGCGTGCCTGTTGAGGTGCTCCCGTTTGCCGCCGGGACGGTCTCCCGGAGGCTTGAAGCGCTCGGCGCCGATCCCGTCCTCAGGGAAGGGGTGAGGAAGGATGGTCCGGTCATCACCGATAACGGCAACTTCATCATCGACTGTGGGTTCGGGGCGATCACCGACCCGTCTCGACTGGAGAGGGAGATTATATCGATCCCCGGTGTGATCGAATGCGGCCTTTTTACAGGTTATGGAGAAAAGATAACGGTTATTCTTGGAGAAGAGGGCGGGTTTCGCATCCTCTCACCGGGTTGA